Proteins from a genomic interval of Pseudomonas versuta:
- a CDS encoding BolA family protein — translation MSMQHRIEAALGALHPEHLNVLDESHMHSRGLQTHFKAVVVSEQFNGLNSVKRHQKVYATLGDLMGEFHALALHTYTPEEWAKIGTAPASPTCAGGGH, via the coding sequence ATGAGCATGCAACATCGTATCGAAGCGGCGCTGGGCGCATTGCACCCCGAGCACCTGAACGTGCTGGATGAAAGCCACATGCACAGCCGTGGGTTGCAGACCCACTTCAAGGCGGTGGTGGTCAGCGAGCAGTTCAACGGGCTCAACAGCGTCAAGCGTCACCAAAAGGTCTACGCCACCCTGGGTGACTTGATGGGCGAGTTCCATGCGCTGGCTTTGCACACTTACACGCCTGAGGAATGGGCGAAGATCGGTACAGCCCCGGCCTCGCCGACCTGTGCCGGCGGTGGGCACTAA
- a CDS encoding DsbA family protein, with amino-acid sequence MSARLLYVMDPMCSWCWGFAPIVEALVEQAQAAGVELHLVVGGLRTGGAASLEPATRRYILEHWQAVTAATGQPFTLEGALPDGFVYDCEPACRAVVAARSLAPDCAWKLVKLIQQAFYVQGRDVTQASVLAELAETAGLPRIEFAAAFDSAEQHAATAADFTWVQDLGIAGFPTLLAERDGQLALLTNGYQALGPVSDLLGRWLERAKRA; translated from the coding sequence ATGTCCGCACGCCTGCTCTATGTAATGGATCCTATGTGTTCGTGGTGCTGGGGTTTTGCCCCCATCGTCGAGGCCCTGGTCGAGCAGGCGCAGGCTGCGGGGGTAGAGTTGCATCTGGTGGTCGGAGGCTTGCGCACCGGCGGTGCGGCTTCATTGGAGCCCGCGACCCGGCGCTACATCCTTGAACACTGGCAGGCTGTGACCGCTGCCACCGGGCAACCGTTCACGCTTGAGGGGGCCTTGCCCGATGGCTTTGTCTATGACTGCGAGCCAGCATGCCGGGCGGTAGTCGCGGCCCGCAGCCTGGCACCCGATTGCGCCTGGAAACTAGTGAAGCTGATTCAGCAGGCTTTCTATGTACAGGGGCGTGATGTGACTCAGGCCAGTGTGCTGGCCGAGCTGGCCGAGACGGCCGGGTTGCCGCGGATCGAGTTTGCTGCAGCGTTCGACAGCGCCGAACAGCACGCCGCGACCGCTGCCGACTTTACCTGGGTGCAGGATCTGGGGATTGCCGGATTTCCTACCTTGCTCGCCGAGCGTGACGGTCAGCTGGCGCTGCTGACCAATGGCTATCAGGCTCTGGGGCCGGTGTCCGACTTGCTCGGCCGCTGGCTTGAACGCGCCAAGCGTGCTTGA
- a CDS encoding rhodanese-related sulfurtransferase, translating into MTSPIVVAALYKFVTLQDYVELREPLLKAMVDNGVKGTLLIAEEGINGTVSGTREGIDGLMAWLRSDPRMVDIDHKESYCDDQPFYRTKVKLKKEIVTLGVEGVDPNKKVGTYVDPENWNALISDPEVLLIDTRNDYEVSIGTFEGAIDPKTTSFREFPDYIKANFDPAKHKKVAMFCTGGIRCEKASSYMLSQGFDEVYHLKGGILKYLEEVPLEETKWQGDCFVFDNRVTVRHDLSEGEYDQCHACRTPISIADRESEHYQPGISCPHCWDKLSEKTRRSAIDRQKQIDLAKARNQPHPIGHNYRKPAEA; encoded by the coding sequence ATGACTTCGCCAATTGTGGTAGCTGCACTGTATAAATTCGTCACCCTGCAAGATTACGTCGAGCTGCGTGAGCCTTTGCTCAAGGCCATGGTCGACAATGGGGTCAAGGGCACTTTGCTGATTGCTGAAGAAGGTATCAACGGTACTGTTTCAGGCACTCGTGAAGGCATTGACGGGCTGATGGCCTGGCTCAGGTCTGACCCGCGCATGGTCGATATTGACCACAAGGAATCCTACTGCGATGACCAGCCGTTCTATCGGACCAAGGTCAAGCTCAAGAAAGAAATCGTCACCCTCGGCGTAGAAGGCGTAGACCCGAACAAAAAAGTCGGGACCTATGTCGACCCCGAGAACTGGAATGCGCTGATCAGCGATCCTGAGGTGTTGCTGATCGACACCCGCAATGATTACGAAGTTTCTATTGGTACGTTTGAAGGTGCCATCGATCCGAAAACCACCAGTTTTCGCGAATTTCCTGACTACATCAAAGCCAACTTCGACCCGGCCAAGCACAAGAAAGTCGCGATGTTCTGCACCGGTGGCATTCGTTGTGAAAAAGCGTCGAGCTACATGCTCAGCCAGGGGTTCGACGAGGTCTATCACCTCAAGGGCGGGATATTGAAGTATCTCGAAGAGGTGCCGCTGGAAGAAACCAAGTGGCAAGGCGACTGCTTCGTGTTTGATAACCGGGTTACCGTGCGTCACGACCTGAGTGAAGGTGAATACGATCAGTGCCATGCCTGCCGCACGCCGATCAGCATTGCTGACCGCGAATCGGAGCACTATCAGCCGGGCATCAGTTGCCCGCATTGCTGGGACAAACTGAGCGAAAAAACCCGTCGCAGCGCCATTGACCGGCAAAAGCAGATTGACCTGGCCAAGGCCCGCAACCAACCGCATCCGATTGGTCATAACTACCGTAAACCGGCCGAGGCCTGA
- a CDS encoding TenA family transcriptional regulator, which translates to MMDAFVRTGPLMEATSYPEWAQKLIRDCSESKRRVVEHEIYIRMRDNTLSPSIMRLYLIGGWPVVEQFSLYMGRNLGKTRYGRHPGEDMARRWLIRNIRVELNHADYWVNWANAHGVSLADMNGQDIPSEFQALNDWCWHTCTADSLAVSMAATNYAIEGAVGEWAAIVCSQNVYEESLPAEGRKRAMKWLKMHAQYDDEHPWEALEIICTLAGMNPSEALQAELRKAVCKSYDFQYLFLQSCLQYEKKPVVRKRPELAEG; encoded by the coding sequence GTGATGGATGCATTTGTACGTACCGGGCCTCTTATGGAAGCGACCAGCTATCCAGAATGGGCTCAAAAGCTGATCCGCGACTGCAGCGAGAGCAAGCGTCGGGTTGTGGAGCATGAAATCTACATACGCATGCGTGATAACACGTTGAGTCCCTCCATCATGCGGTTGTACCTCATTGGCGGATGGCCGGTGGTCGAACAGTTTTCGTTGTACATGGGGCGTAATCTTGGGAAAACCCGTTATGGGCGTCATCCTGGCGAAGACATGGCCCGCCGGTGGCTGATCCGCAATATTCGGGTTGAACTCAACCATGCGGATTACTGGGTCAACTGGGCCAATGCTCACGGAGTCAGTCTTGCCGACATGAATGGCCAGGACATACCGTCCGAGTTTCAGGCGCTGAACGACTGGTGCTGGCATACCTGCACAGCTGATTCGCTGGCGGTGTCCATGGCCGCGACCAACTATGCCATTGAAGGGGCGGTGGGTGAGTGGGCTGCAATTGTTTGCTCGCAAAATGTTTACGAGGAGTCGCTGCCGGCAGAGGGGCGCAAGCGCGCCATGAAATGGCTGAAGATGCATGCCCAGTATGATGATGAGCACCCTTGGGAGGCTTTGGAGATTATTTGCACGCTGGCGGGGATGAATCCGAGTGAAGCGTTGCAAGCCGAGCTGCGCAAAGCGGTTTGCAAGAGCTATGACTTCCAGTATCTGTTTTTGCAAAGCTGTCTGCAGTATGAAAAAAAGCCGGTCGTGCGCAAGCGGCCGGAATTGGCTGAAGGCTGA
- a CDS encoding class II fumarate hydratase: protein MSRTETDSLGEVNVPDEAYWGAQTQRSLINFAIGNEKMPLAVLHALVLIKKAAARVNDRNGDLPADIARLIEQAANEVLDGEHDDQFPLAVWQTGSGTQSNMNANEVIAGRANELAGKGRGGKSPVHPNDHVNRSQSSNDCFPTAMHIAVAKAVHEHLLPAINELSGGLAELSARHMKLVKTGRTHMMDATPITFGQEVSAYIAQLDYAQSAILAALPAVYELAQGGTAVGTGLNAPHGFGEAIAAELAALSGLPFVTAPNKFAALSGHEPLTNLSGALKTLAVTLMKLANDFRLLGSGPRAGIAEIKLPANEPGSSIMPGKVNPTQCEALSMLACQVMGNDVTVGFAASQGHLQLNVYKPVIIHNLLQSIQLLADGCRNFQEHCVSGLEVDAQKMAEHLERGLMLVTALNPHIGYDKSAEIAKKAYAENLTLREAALDLGYLTDAEFDQWVRPENMLGNGKH, encoded by the coding sequence ATGAGCCGTACCGAAACCGACAGCCTGGGTGAAGTGAACGTACCGGATGAGGCCTACTGGGGTGCTCAGACCCAGCGCTCGCTGATCAACTTTGCCATCGGCAACGAAAAAATGCCGCTGGCCGTACTTCACGCTCTGGTGTTGATCAAAAAGGCGGCGGCACGGGTCAATGATCGTAATGGAGACTTGCCGGCCGACATCGCCCGCCTGATCGAACAGGCCGCCAATGAGGTACTTGACGGTGAACACGATGATCAGTTTCCTCTGGCGGTGTGGCAAACCGGCAGCGGCACACAAAGCAACATGAACGCCAACGAAGTGATCGCCGGGCGTGCCAACGAACTGGCAGGTAAAGGTCGGGGCGGCAAGTCACCGGTCCACCCTAACGACCACGTCAATCGTTCACAAAGTTCAAACGACTGCTTCCCGACTGCCATGCATATTGCCGTTGCCAAAGCGGTCCACGAGCATCTGCTGCCAGCCATCAACGAGTTGTCCGGCGGCCTCGCCGAGTTGTCGGCGCGGCACATGAAGCTGGTGAAAACCGGCCGCACCCACATGATGGATGCGACCCCGATCACGTTCGGCCAGGAGGTGTCGGCCTACATCGCGCAACTCGATTACGCGCAGAGCGCCATCCTCGCCGCATTACCTGCCGTATATGAACTGGCACAGGGCGGTACGGCGGTGGGGACCGGTCTCAACGCACCTCACGGTTTTGGCGAAGCCATTGCCGCTGAACTGGCAGCGTTGTCGGGATTGCCGTTTGTCACTGCGCCCAATAAATTTGCCGCCTTGTCCGGGCATGAGCCTCTGACCAACCTGTCCGGCGCGCTTAAAACCCTGGCCGTGACCTTGATGAAACTGGCCAACGACTTCCGCTTGCTGGGCTCAGGCCCACGGGCAGGCATAGCTGAAATCAAACTGCCCGCCAATGAACCTGGCAGCTCGATCATGCCGGGCAAGGTCAATCCGACCCAATGCGAAGCCCTGTCGATGCTGGCATGCCAGGTCATGGGCAATGACGTGACTGTCGGCTTTGCCGCCAGCCAGGGCCACCTGCAATTGAACGTGTACAAGCCGGTAATCATTCACAACCTGCTGCAATCGATCCAGTTGCTGGCGGATGGCTGCCGCAACTTCCAGGAACATTGCGTATCCGGGCTTGAGGTCGATGCGCAGAAAATGGCTGAACATCTGGAGCGCGGCCTGATGCTGGTAACGGCCCTGAACCCGCATATCGGTTATGACAAGTCGGCCGAAATTGCGAAAAAGGCCTATGCAGAAAATCTGACCCTGCGCGAAGCCGCTCTGGACCTGGGCTACCTCACTGATGCCGAATTCGATCAGTGGGTGCGTCCTGAAAACATGCTGGGTAACGGTAAACACTGA
- a CDS encoding EAL domain-containing protein, with protein sequence MKHNRPLVTPRLLGIVWPFIAVALFQALLGCISLYMLSAVRGYVAGESLWSKGQKDAIYYLHLYVDTHNPADFEKYQQAMSVPQGGHRLRIALDQSPPDLNAAREGILQGGNSAQDVPSIIWFYRNFHNFSYMHTAIEKWGLGDEYLIELDNLAQDIHRVIAANQASAADEERWEKAISQINEGVTPAAKAFSDALGEGSRFILQLLIITNVTTALGLIALALMRTHKVLAQSREFAEALQVEKERAQITLESIGDGVISTDVNGAITYMNPAAEQLTHWKSGQAQGVPLAALFKLLDENALDDGFRLIDRILSGQLGNNSEHSKLIQRVDGSTVSVALVGAPILHAGKVSGAVLVLHDMTRERQYIANLSWQATHDALTGLANRREFEYRLELVLQNLARQQGRHALMFLDLDQFKLVNDTCGHAAGDELLRHICALLHSGLREGDTLARLGGDEFGILLENCPADAAEKIAEGLRQTVQSLHFAWKGRPFLNTISIGLVHIHQAPQTLEASMRAADMACYMAKEKGRNRVQVYHADDSELSLRFGEMAWVQRLHVALEDNLFCLYSQEIAPLGRAEEDGGHIEILLRLRDGSTDLILPDSFIPAAERYGLMTSIDRWVVENVFKIISQCPAPRAGQSMAMCAINLSGSTIGDEEFLAFLHEQFECYGVAPGRICFEITETSAIANLGSAIRFINELKGLGCHFSLDDFCAGMSSFAYLKHLPVDFLKIDGSFVRDMLDDPINRAMVEVINHIGHVMGKQTIAEFVESPQIEQALIEIGVDYAQGYIVERPQLFTCDSLWTRPKRPKALTLKLPGTLR encoded by the coding sequence ATGAAGCACAACCGTCCCCTCGTTACCCCGCGCCTTTTGGGCATTGTCTGGCCCTTTATTGCGGTCGCGCTGTTTCAGGCGCTATTGGGTTGTATCAGTCTTTATATGCTCTCCGCGGTGAGGGGATACGTCGCAGGTGAAAGCTTGTGGTCTAAAGGTCAAAAAGACGCCATCTACTACCTTCATCTATATGTCGATACTCATAATCCGGCTGATTTTGAAAAATATCAGCAAGCGATGAGTGTGCCCCAAGGCGGGCACCGGCTGCGGATTGCGCTGGATCAGTCGCCTCCTGACCTGAATGCAGCGCGTGAAGGCATTCTGCAAGGCGGTAACAGTGCGCAGGATGTTCCGAGCATTATCTGGTTTTACCGTAACTTTCATAATTTCAGTTATATGCATACGGCCATTGAGAAGTGGGGCCTGGGTGACGAGTACTTGATTGAACTGGATAACCTGGCTCAAGACATTCACCGGGTTATCGCCGCCAATCAAGCCAGCGCCGCTGACGAAGAGCGCTGGGAAAAAGCCATTTCCCAAATTAACGAAGGTGTTACCCCTGCTGCTAAAGCTTTTAGCGACGCTCTGGGCGAGGGGTCGCGCTTTATTCTGCAATTGTTGATCATTACGAATGTGACCACGGCGCTAGGGCTGATTGCTTTAGCGCTTATGCGTACTCACAAGGTTTTGGCCCAGAGTCGTGAGTTTGCCGAAGCCCTGCAGGTTGAAAAAGAACGTGCGCAAATCACACTTGAATCTATTGGTGACGGGGTAATAAGTACCGATGTAAACGGCGCGATAACTTATATGAACCCGGCCGCCGAACAATTGACACACTGGAAGTCCGGACAGGCACAAGGCGTTCCTCTGGCCGCATTATTCAAATTGCTGGACGAGAACGCCCTGGATGATGGTTTCAGGTTGATTGACCGCATTCTCAGTGGTCAGTTGGGTAATAACAGTGAGCACTCAAAACTGATTCAGCGTGTGGACGGCAGTACGGTTTCGGTTGCGTTGGTAGGTGCGCCAATCCTTCATGCCGGCAAGGTGAGTGGTGCGGTACTGGTATTACACGACATGACTCGCGAGCGCCAATACATTGCCAACTTGTCCTGGCAGGCGACCCACGATGCACTCACCGGTCTGGCCAATCGCCGCGAGTTTGAATACCGTCTGGAACTGGTTTTACAGAATCTGGCCCGACAGCAGGGCCGGCATGCATTGATGTTCCTCGATCTGGATCAGTTCAAGCTGGTCAATGACACCTGCGGGCACGCTGCCGGTGACGAGTTGTTGCGCCATATTTGTGCATTGCTGCATTCCGGATTGCGTGAGGGCGATACGCTGGCACGTCTGGGGGGCGATGAGTTCGGTATCTTGCTGGAAAATTGCCCGGCCGATGCCGCTGAAAAAATTGCTGAGGGTTTGCGTCAAACCGTGCAGAGCCTGCACTTTGCATGGAAGGGTCGACCGTTTCTGAACACCATCAGCATTGGCCTGGTTCATATTCATCAAGCCCCGCAGACACTGGAAGCTTCAATGCGTGCTGCGGACATGGCGTGCTACATGGCCAAGGAAAAGGGGCGCAACAGGGTTCAGGTTTATCATGCGGATGATTCTGAACTGTCATTGCGCTTTGGTGAGATGGCATGGGTGCAGCGCTTGCATGTGGCGCTGGAGGATAATCTGTTTTGCCTCTACTCCCAGGAGATCGCCCCTCTTGGGCGTGCTGAGGAGGATGGAGGGCACATTGAAATACTGCTGCGCTTGCGGGACGGCAGTACAGATCTGATTTTGCCTGACAGCTTTATTCCGGCGGCTGAGCGGTATGGTCTGATGACTTCGATTGACCGTTGGGTGGTCGAAAACGTGTTCAAGATCATTTCCCAGTGCCCTGCTCCGAGAGCTGGGCAGTCGATGGCAATGTGTGCGATCAACCTGTCGGGTTCGACCATCGGTGATGAAGAGTTCCTGGCTTTTCTGCACGAGCAATTTGAATGTTATGGCGTGGCTCCAGGGCGGATCTGTTTTGAAATTACCGAAACCAGCGCCATTGCCAACCTGGGCAGTGCCATACGCTTTATAAATGAGCTCAAGGGCCTGGGTTGTCACTTTTCCCTGGATGACTTTTGTGCCGGCATGTCTTCCTTTGCCTACTTGAAACACTTACCCGTCGACTTTTTGAAAATTGACGGTAGTTTCGTCAGGGATATGCTGGATGACCCCATTAATCGGGCCATGGTTGAGGTGATCAATCATATAGGGCACGTTATGGGCAAGCAGACTATTGCCGAGTTTGTTGAAAGCCCTCAAATTGAGCAGGCTTTGATTGAGATCGGGGTCGACTATGCCCAAGGATATATAGTTGAGCGCCCACAATTGTTTACGTGTGACAGCTTGTGGACTCGACCCAAACGCCCCAAAGCCCTGACTTTGAAGTTGCCGGGCACTTTGCGTTGA
- the pap gene encoding polyphosphate:AMP phosphotransferase — MFESAEIGHFIDKETYDQEVPALREALLEAQYDLQQQKRCAVIVLINGIEGAGKGETVKLLNEWMDPRRIEVRTFDRQTDEELAHPPAWRYWRQLPAKGRMGVFFGNWYSQMLQGRVHGVFKNAVLDQAINGAERLEKMLSDEGALIFKFWFHLSKKQMKARLNALKDDPLHSWRISPLDWQQSQTYDKFVRYGERVIRRTSRDYAPWNIVEGVDPHYRSLTVGKILLEGMQAVLNSPKPRARASNFPPLPDIVDGLSLLDCLDLNKQLEKDDYQEQLITEQARLSGLMRDKRMRRHALITVFEGNDAAGKGGSIRRVAAALDPRQYNIVPIAAPSEDERAQPYLWRFWRQIPARGKFTIFDRSWYGRVLVERVEGFCTQADWMRAYGEINDFEEQLRDAGVIVVKFWLAIDKQTQLERFQAREEIPFKRFKITEEDWRNREKWELYRSAVCDMVDRTSTEIAPWTLVEANDKRWARVKVLRTINEALEAAFEKQDKRNKKSKK, encoded by the coding sequence ATGTTCGAATCCGCTGAAATCGGCCACTTTATCGATAAAGAAACCTACGATCAGGAAGTTCCTGCCTTACGCGAAGCCTTGCTGGAGGCCCAGTACGATCTGCAACAGCAAAAGCGTTGCGCAGTTATCGTATTGATCAATGGCATTGAAGGCGCAGGGAAGGGCGAGACAGTCAAACTACTTAACGAGTGGATGGATCCGCGACGGATCGAGGTGCGTACCTTTGACCGTCAGACCGACGAAGAACTGGCGCATCCGCCTGCGTGGCGCTACTGGCGTCAATTGCCGGCCAAGGGGCGCATGGGTGTGTTCTTCGGCAATTGGTACAGCCAGATGCTCCAGGGGCGGGTTCACGGCGTGTTCAAGAATGCAGTCCTCGATCAGGCAATCAATGGCGCTGAGCGGCTGGAGAAAATGCTGTCGGATGAGGGGGCCCTGATTTTCAAATTCTGGTTTCACTTGTCCAAAAAACAGATGAAAGCACGACTTAACGCACTCAAGGATGACCCCCTGCACAGTTGGCGCATCAGCCCGCTGGACTGGCAGCAGTCGCAAACCTACGACAAGTTTGTGCGCTATGGAGAACGGGTCATTCGCCGTACCAGCCGTGACTACGCCCCGTGGAACATTGTGGAGGGTGTCGATCCCCACTACCGCAGCCTGACCGTTGGCAAGATTTTGTTGGAGGGCATGCAAGCCGTACTGAACTCTCCCAAACCCAGGGCGCGGGCAAGTAATTTCCCCCCGCTGCCTGATATCGTCGACGGCTTGAGTTTGCTTGACTGCCTGGACCTGAACAAACAACTTGAAAAAGACGATTATCAGGAACAACTGATTACCGAGCAGGCACGCTTGTCGGGGCTTATGCGCGACAAACGCATGCGCCGCCATGCGTTGATCACGGTGTTTGAAGGTAACGATGCGGCGGGTAAGGGCGGCTCTATCCGGCGGGTGGCAGCGGCACTGGACCCTCGCCAGTACAATATCGTGCCGATAGCAGCCCCCTCAGAAGACGAGCGAGCGCAGCCCTACCTCTGGCGTTTTTGGCGACAAATTCCGGCGCGGGGCAAGTTCACGATTTTTGACCGGTCATGGTATGGGCGGGTGCTGGTGGAGCGGGTTGAAGGTTTTTGTACCCAGGCTGACTGGATGCGTGCTTACGGCGAAATCAACGATTTCGAAGAGCAACTGCGCGACGCTGGCGTGATCGTGGTCAAGTTCTGGTTGGCGATCGATAAGCAGACCCAGTTGGAGCGCTTTCAGGCCCGTGAAGAGATCCCGTTCAAGCGTTTCAAGATTACCGAAGAGGATTGGCGCAACCGCGAAAAGTGGGAACTGTATCGCAGTGCGGTGTGTGACATGGTCGACCGTACCAGCACCGAGATAGCGCCCTGGACTCTGGTTGAAGCCAACGATAAGCGCTGGGCGCGGGTCAAGGTGTTGCGCACCATCAATGAGGCGCTTGAAGCCGCCTTTGAGAAGCAGGACAAACGCAACAAGAAGTCCAAAAAGTAG
- a CDS encoding ABC transporter ATP-binding protein has product MAIRLWGRCPTCSAAGLNAPSVLDPDQATSPPVTTDRLSWSEIRRLALRHKKALWLANGVAVLTTLCSVPIPLLLPLLVDEVLLGNGDAALKVMNHGLPAAWQSAAGYIGLMLFVTLMLRCGALLFNVLQARLFSRLSKDIVYRIRLRLIERLKRISLAEYESLGSGTVTTHLVTDLDTLDKFVGETLSRFLIAMLTLVGTSAILLWMHWQLALLILLFNPLVIFATVQLGKRVKHLKKLENDSTARFTQALTETLDAIQEVRAGNRQGFFLGRLGNRAREVRDFATSSQWKSDASNRASGLLFQFGIDIFRAAAMLTVLFSDLSIGQMLAVFSYLWFMIGPVEQLLNLQYAFYAAGGAITRINQLLARRDEPQYRGGVDPFKGRQTVDIEVRDLSFSYGDEKILDRLNLTIAAGEKVAIVGTSGGGKSTLVQLLLGLYTPQSGSIHFAGASQSEIGLETIREHVAVVLQHPALFNDTVRANLTMGRERTDDACWRALEIAQLDGTIRLLPQGLDSIVGRSGVRLSGGQRQRLAIARMVLAEPRVVILDEATSALDTATEYNLHHALGKFLNGRTTLIIAHRLSAVKQADRVLVFDGGRIAQDGDHQQLIAQGGIYARLYGHLQQN; this is encoded by the coding sequence ATGGCTATCAGGCTCTGGGGCCGGTGTCCGACTTGCTCGGCCGCTGGCTTGAACGCGCCAAGCGTGCTTGATCCCGACCAGGCAACATCGCCGCCTGTCACTACAGATCGCCTGAGCTGGAGCGAAATCCGTCGTCTGGCCCTGCGCCATAAAAAAGCCTTGTGGCTCGCCAATGGCGTGGCGGTATTAACCACGCTGTGCAGCGTGCCGATTCCGTTGCTGTTGCCGTTACTGGTTGATGAAGTGCTGCTGGGCAATGGGGATGCTGCGCTCAAAGTCATGAATCACGGGCTGCCGGCCGCCTGGCAAAGTGCTGCGGGCTATATCGGTTTGATGCTGTTTGTGACGCTGATGCTGCGCTGTGGTGCGCTGTTGTTTAACGTCTTGCAGGCCCGCCTGTTCTCCCGACTGTCCAAAGACATCGTATATCGCATCCGGTTGCGGCTGATCGAACGCCTCAAGCGCATCTCGCTGGCGGAGTATGAAAGTCTGGGCAGTGGTACGGTAACCACGCATTTGGTCACCGACCTGGACACACTCGACAAATTTGTCGGCGAAACATTAAGCCGGTTTTTGATTGCGATGCTGACTTTGGTTGGCACCTCGGCGATTTTGTTGTGGATGCACTGGCAGTTGGCATTATTGATTCTGCTGTTCAACCCGTTGGTAATCTTCGCCACCGTGCAGTTGGGCAAGCGCGTCAAACACCTCAAAAAGCTGGAGAACGACAGCACTGCGCGTTTTACCCAGGCGCTCACGGAAACCCTGGACGCCATTCAGGAAGTGCGCGCGGGCAATCGTCAGGGCTTTTTCCTCGGTCGTTTGGGCAATCGGGCCCGGGAAGTGCGTGATTTCGCCACGTCATCCCAATGGAAAAGCGATGCCTCGAACCGGGCCAGTGGCCTGTTGTTCCAGTTCGGTATCGATATTTTCCGTGCCGCGGCAATGTTGACGGTGCTGTTCTCCGATCTGTCCATCGGCCAGATGCTCGCCGTGTTCAGCTACCTGTGGTTCATGATCGGGCCGGTCGAGCAACTGCTTAACCTGCAGTACGCCTTTTATGCCGCGGGTGGTGCGATTACCCGGATCAACCAGTTACTGGCGCGTCGTGATGAGCCGCAGTACCGCGGTGGCGTCGATCCATTCAAGGGGCGTCAGACCGTTGATATCGAAGTGCGTGACCTCAGCTTCAGCTATGGCGATGAGAAGATTCTGGATCGTTTGAATCTGACCATTGCAGCGGGTGAAAAGGTCGCCATTGTGGGCACCAGCGGGGGCGGTAAAAGTACCTTGGTGCAGCTATTGCTGGGGCTCTATACCCCGCAGTCAGGCAGCATCCATTTTGCCGGGGCCAGCCAGTCGGAGATTGGCCTGGAAACCATTCGCGAACATGTGGCCGTGGTGCTTCAGCATCCGGCGCTGTTTAACGATACGGTGCGGGCCAACCTGACCATGGGCCGTGAGCGAACGGACGACGCATGTTGGCGTGCTCTGGAAATTGCCCAGCTGGACGGTACCATTCGTTTGTTGCCCCAAGGACTGGACAGTATTGTCGGGCGTTCCGGTGTGCGCTTGTCGGGTGGACAGCGCCAGCGTCTGGCGATCGCGCGAATGGTGCTGGCCGAACCCCGGGTGGTGATCCTCGATGAGGCTACCAGCGCCCTGGATACCGCTACGGAATACAACCTGCATCACGCTTTGGGAAAATTTTTGAACGGGCGTACCACTTTAATTATTGCCCATCGTTTATCTGCGGTAAAACAAGCAGATCGTGTGCTGGTGTTTGATGGCGGGCGTATTGCGCAAGATGGCGATCACCAACAGTTAATTGCGCAAGGAGGTATTTACGCCAGGCTGTATGGGCATTTACAGCAAAACTGA
- a CDS encoding DUF2059 domain-containing protein translates to MTRLRAICTAVALVCASGQVFADTASHAATAETFLKLAHADKLGTPVYMQVQQMFAQRFEQTKAPASKKALLETYQAKANTALDQAIGWDKLKPDMVKLYTTNFSESELKDLVAFYQSPLGKKVLEKMPQLTQQSAQMTQAKLESAVPVVNKLLEDMTAQLEPKAAPAKKK, encoded by the coding sequence ATGACCCGTCTTCGCGCCATCTGTACTGCGGTAGCTCTGGTTTGCGCCAGCGGCCAGGTTTTCGCCGATACCGCCAGTCACGCTGCCACTGCTGAAACATTCCTCAAGCTGGCACATGCCGACAAGCTGGGTACCCCGGTGTACATGCAAGTGCAGCAAATGTTCGCTCAGCGTTTTGAGCAGACCAAGGCTCCGGCTTCCAAGAAAGCACTGCTGGAAACCTACCAGGCCAAGGCCAACACCGCTCTGGACCAGGCTATCGGCTGGGACAAACTGAAGCCTGACATGGTCAAGCTATACACCACCAACTTCAGCGAATCCGAACTCAAGGACCTGGTTGCTTTCTATCAATCGCCCCTGGGCAAGAAAGTGCTGGAAAAAATGCCGCAGCTGACTCAGCAATCGGCACAAATGACTCAGGCCAAGCTGGAAAGTGCGGTGCCTGTGGTCAACAAACTGCTGGAAGACATGACTGCCCAGCTGGAGCCAAAAGCGGCCCCGGCCAAGAAGAAGTAA